The genomic DNA ATGCCGCTGAAGCCATCGAGGGACTCGACCTTACGGATCAGATAAAATTCATTAAACAGCTTCCGGTCAAGGATGCTGCGCTTTCCCTTGCGGAAATGGAAACCCATGACCAGAAAGAGATCATTCAGAATCTCAATAGAGGGCTTGCCGGACGTATCGTTGCCCATATGTCGCCTGATGATGCGACTGACCTTCTTGATGAGCTAGACTACGAATTGCAGCAAGCGCTGCTCAGGCGCGTCCCGGCAGAGGAACGTGCCGAACTCAAGACTCTGCTGACCTTTGATCCGGATACCGCCGGTGGTGTCATGAACACCGAGGTGGTCATTCTGGATCAGGATCTCAATGTCGATCTGGCAATTACAAAGATTCGGGAAGAGGTCGAAGACAAGGAAATTCCTTATTATGCGTACCTGACAGATGAGAAGGATCGTCTGGTCGGCGTTGTTTCACTGAGGGATATTCTCCTGGCCAGACGCGGGGCGATGCTCAAGGATCTTGTCAAGACGCAGAGTCTCGTCACGGTCGGGTATAATATCGACAAGGAAGAAGTCGCGCATCTCATCGCGCACTATAACCTGCTCGCGCTTCCTGTTGTCGATTTCGGCAACCGCCTGCTCGGGGTTGTCACTGTTGATGATGTCATTGACATTATTCACGAAGAAGCCAGTGAAGATATGCAGGCAATGGTTGGTGCCGGTGCCGATGAAACCACGGACTCCCCGTGGCTGTATTCGGTCCGCATGCGTTTGCCGTGGCTGATAATAAACGTACTTTTTTCGGCTATTTCCGCGTGGGTGGTTCATCTTTTCGAAGGAAATATCGCGGAGATGGCGGTGCTTGCCGTGCTTATGCCCATTGTGGCGAACCAAGCGGGCAATACAGGACAGCAGGCATTGGCGGTCATGATCCGCCAACTCGCAATGGAGCGTTTCGACCGCAAGCGAGCATGGCTGGCTGTGGTCAGGGAACTCAGGATCGGACTGCTCAACGGTGCGATTATTTCTTCCCTTGTGTTCGGTGTGGCGTTTGGGCTTACGGGGAAATTGTCTTTATCCCTTGTCATGGGGTTGGCCCTTGGCGTGGATATGGTCCTTGGAGCTGTCGCTGGAGCATCAATACCGCTTTTGCTCAAGGAAGTCGGGCGTGACCCGGCACAGGCCTCGAGTATTTTCCTGACAACCATTACCGATTCCATGGGATTCTTTTTCCTGCTTGGTCTGGCCGGTCTGGTTTTATTGACTTGATTGTCGAGTTTTATTCGAAAACAAAAAACCGTCCCGGAAGCTCCGGGACGGTTTTTTTTATTGTCAGCCTAATGAACGGATTAATCGAGGCCGAGTGAAGCGAGCAGGTCGTCCACATCTCCTTGATTGGTGCCCTCTGACGGGCCTTGCAGCTTTGATGAGGCTTCTTCCTTGGCATCCAC from uncultured Pseudodesulfovibrio sp. includes the following:
- the mgtE gene encoding magnesium transporter, with amino-acid sequence MSSKEEIRPEDVEIDGLTAAELEAQHPADAAEAIEGLDLTDQIKFIKQLPVKDAALSLAEMETHDQKEIIQNLNRGLAGRIVAHMSPDDATDLLDELDYELQQALLRRVPAEERAELKTLLTFDPDTAGGVMNTEVVILDQDLNVDLAITKIREEVEDKEIPYYAYLTDEKDRLVGVVSLRDILLARRGAMLKDLVKTQSLVTVGYNIDKEEVAHLIAHYNLLALPVVDFGNRLLGVVTVDDVIDIIHEEASEDMQAMVGAGADETTDSPWLYSVRMRLPWLIINVLFSAISAWVVHLFEGNIAEMAVLAVLMPIVANQAGNTGQQALAVMIRQLAMERFDRKRAWLAVVRELRIGLLNGAIISSLVFGVAFGLTGKLSLSLVMGLALGVDMVLGAVAGASIPLLLKEVGRDPAQASSIFLTTITDSMGFFFLLGLAGLVLLT